Proteins encoded within one genomic window of Tabrizicola piscis:
- a CDS encoding adenylate/guanylate cyclase domain-containing protein, giving the protein MTCGAEAKPEAKFCIDCGAPFNPDARYNLPDAAASSEKALASSREQTDPADVHAERRQVTVLFSDLVGSTAISGLLDPEDYRELIAQYRILVTDIVARYDGSVANFVGDGVVVYFGYPAAHESSAYAAALAGLDIVDAAPGIGRLFKDYDLQTEVRVGLHTGFVVIGQTGSGIHEEKRSLFGDTPNIAARIQAHAKAGQTLASASTRRLIGSQLVFKSLGLQALNGVREPIELFQAHRPTTASAFIESHTLHPKTPTIGRHAEIALVATRWNDAIEGDGQVMVISGEAGIGKSRIVFAMDQELAEGTTSRLALFGSVIHKNSAFYSVRLAFEALLGLADSDSIEFKREKLLVYLADLKLDPVLVGEPILELLGVPDATGMVRPPSFPEREKTKIIKALLQLCAAMSERKPLLMLIDDVHWIDPSTLEFLSRWIEAMPLRRCLMLITARPEFESPWKNLAHVSALELNRLGRRESIKLIESIVGRPMPEPLMQQIVSRTDGVPLFIEELTKMIVEAGFLEGTADFREDLLHSIPESLQASLLARLDRMSEVKEVAQVAAAIGRTFQRPLLARVQGGSDALVQAALTKLIDADLVVPVGDHGDEPTYRFRHALVQEAAYQSMLRVSQVKWHGKIAEVLERDFPDTAEREPELLAHHFTLARNHLKAETYWFTAARVAMSRSASVEAIEHLRQALANLAHSPATAERDRRELDLQIAVAVPLASVHGYAQEKVRTAYARARDLCGQYGETEKLFMVVYGQFRSALIGGEYASALEHAELLVSLLDGPDNPVLTAASLRSLGSVLIYLGRPHDAMIHLERGLKIELTMEDRRHSLGFDVVDLPVALHAYSAIGHWLAGSSHAARTAIEKALVLAHETDHPFSISFSSAFASWVYQFLGDEAALKKCSADLIALSESNTFHFWLGWGRIMNGWARREELGDTTLDVIEQGLAEWHGTASGVGSSYFAYLHADAALYLNQFDKARELIGAAQSFERTSGEAFWRPELIRLNGEIANRSGDLDSAQQFWQQAHDIAAETGMRFPQLRAAVSIARAADGPSGRTHAVELLGKVLSELEEDSQAATDAKALLRALEQQGSGPE; this is encoded by the coding sequence ATGACCTGTGGTGCGGAAGCCAAGCCTGAAGCGAAGTTCTGCATAGACTGCGGCGCGCCCTTCAATCCCGATGCAAGGTACAATTTGCCCGACGCCGCAGCTTCTTCCGAGAAGGCCTTGGCGTCGAGCCGTGAACAAACGGACCCTGCCGATGTCCATGCCGAGCGGCGCCAAGTCACCGTGTTGTTCAGCGATCTTGTCGGATCGACTGCGATTTCCGGGCTGCTTGATCCCGAAGACTACCGCGAGCTGATCGCGCAATACCGCATACTCGTTACCGACATAGTGGCAAGGTACGATGGAAGCGTTGCGAATTTTGTTGGCGACGGAGTCGTTGTCTATTTTGGCTATCCGGCCGCGCATGAAAGCAGCGCCTATGCCGCTGCCCTTGCAGGGCTGGACATCGTCGATGCGGCACCCGGTATCGGACGTCTTTTCAAGGACTATGATCTGCAAACCGAGGTGCGCGTCGGTTTGCATACTGGGTTTGTGGTTATCGGACAGACCGGCTCTGGCATCCATGAAGAGAAACGTTCGCTGTTTGGCGATACCCCGAACATTGCCGCCCGCATTCAAGCCCATGCCAAAGCGGGGCAGACCTTGGCGTCAGCATCGACGCGGCGGCTGATCGGGTCGCAATTGGTGTTCAAATCGCTTGGTCTGCAAGCGCTGAACGGAGTGCGCGAGCCGATCGAACTGTTTCAGGCGCATCGGCCGACGACGGCATCGGCCTTTATCGAGAGCCACACCCTACATCCAAAGACACCGACGATCGGCCGCCATGCCGAGATAGCCCTCGTCGCAACCCGCTGGAATGACGCGATCGAGGGTGACGGGCAGGTCATGGTGATCTCCGGCGAGGCGGGGATAGGCAAGTCGCGGATTGTCTTCGCGATGGACCAGGAGTTGGCCGAGGGGACCACCAGCCGATTGGCGCTGTTCGGATCGGTGATCCATAAGAATAGCGCCTTCTACTCGGTCCGATTGGCGTTCGAGGCCTTGCTGGGCTTGGCGGACTCGGATTCGATCGAGTTCAAGCGCGAAAAGCTGTTGGTCTATCTCGCCGACCTGAAGCTTGATCCGGTTCTGGTTGGCGAACCGATCTTGGAACTTCTGGGCGTTCCGGATGCTACGGGCATGGTCCGGCCGCCGTCATTCCCAGAACGCGAGAAGACCAAGATCATAAAGGCGCTCTTGCAGCTTTGTGCTGCGATGTCAGAGCGCAAGCCCCTGTTGATGCTCATCGACGACGTGCATTGGATCGATCCTTCAACGCTGGAATTTCTGTCGCGCTGGATCGAAGCCATGCCATTGCGGCGCTGTCTGATGTTGATCACCGCACGCCCGGAGTTCGAGTCGCCCTGGAAAAACCTGGCGCATGTCTCGGCACTGGAACTTAACCGGTTGGGCCGCCGCGAGTCGATAAAGCTGATTGAAAGCATTGTTGGCAGGCCCATGCCCGAGCCGTTGATGCAGCAGATTGTTTCAAGAACGGACGGCGTGCCGCTGTTCATCGAAGAATTGACCAAGATGATCGTTGAGGCAGGCTTTCTGGAAGGCACTGCCGATTTCAGAGAGGATCTGTTGCATTCCATCCCTGAATCGCTGCAGGCCTCGCTTCTGGCACGCCTTGACCGCATGTCCGAAGTCAAGGAGGTGGCGCAAGTCGCTGCCGCCATAGGCCGAACCTTTCAGCGTCCACTGTTGGCGCGCGTTCAAGGCGGAAGCGACGCGCTGGTTCAGGCCGCACTTACAAAACTGATTGATGCTGACCTGGTAGTGCCGGTTGGCGACCATGGGGACGAACCGACCTACCGCTTTCGCCATGCCCTTGTGCAAGAGGCGGCCTATCAGTCGATGTTGCGTGTCTCGCAAGTCAAATGGCACGGCAAGATTGCCGAGGTGCTTGAACGCGATTTCCCGGACACGGCCGAACGCGAGCCAGAGCTGCTGGCGCATCATTTCACGTTGGCCCGCAACCATCTGAAGGCTGAGACATACTGGTTCACCGCGGCGCGCGTGGCCATGTCGCGGTCAGCTTCGGTGGAGGCAATCGAACATCTGCGTCAAGCGCTGGCAAATCTTGCACACAGCCCGGCCACAGCTGAACGCGACCGTCGTGAATTGGACCTTCAAATTGCGGTCGCAGTTCCGCTGGCCTCGGTGCACGGCTACGCCCAGGAGAAAGTCCGAACCGCCTATGCCCGGGCCCGCGATCTTTGCGGCCAGTACGGCGAGACCGAAAAACTGTTCATGGTCGTTTATGGCCAGTTCCGTTCGGCCTTGATCGGGGGGGAATATGCAAGTGCCCTCGAACATGCCGAACTCCTCGTGTCGCTCCTCGATGGTCCGGACAACCCCGTTCTGACGGCTGCCTCTCTGCGTTCATTGGGGTCGGTACTGATCTACCTGGGTCGGCCGCATGACGCGATGATCCATCTTGAGCGTGGTCTGAAAATCGAACTGACGATGGAAGATCGTCGGCACAGTCTTGGCTTCGATGTCGTGGATCTGCCGGTCGCTCTGCACGCCTATTCGGCCATCGGGCACTGGCTTGCAGGATCCAGCCATGCCGCGCGGACTGCAATCGAGAAAGCGCTCGTGCTTGCGCATGAAACGGACCATCCGTTCTCCATTTCATTCTCGTCAGCATTTGCCAGTTGGGTCTATCAATTCCTGGGCGACGAAGCGGCGCTCAAGAAATGCTCGGCAGATCTGATTGCCTTGTCGGAATCGAACACGTTTCATTTCTGGCTTGGCTGGGGACGCATCATGAATGGCTGGGCGAGGCGGGAGGAACTGGGTGACACTACGCTGGACGTCATTGAACAGGGCCTAGCAGAATGGCACGGCACGGCTTCGGGTGTCGGCTCAAGCTACTTTGCATACCTGCATGCCGATGCAGCGCTTTATCTGAATCAGTTTGACAAAGCCCGTGAATTGATCGGCGCGGCTCAGTCCTTTGAAAGAACCAGTGGCGAGGCGTTCTGGCGCCCTGAATTGATCCGCCTGAACGGCGAAATTGCAAATCGAAGTGGAGACTTAGACTCCGCGCAGCAATTCTGGCAGCAGGCCCATGACATCGCGGCAGAAACTGGCATGCGATTTCCGCAGCTTCGGGCTGCGGTCAGCATCGCCCGTGCAGCCGATGGACCGTCAGGCCGCACTCATGCGGTCGAACTGCTGGGGAAGGTGTTGTCGGAACTCGAGGAAGACAGTCAGGCCGCCACCGATGCGAAAGCGCTGCTGCGGGCTTTGGAACAACAGGGGAGTGGACCGGAATGA
- a CDS encoding M10 family metallopeptidase, with protein sequence MSKHFSATRNNIAVPMPVLETWTLPAALDDPGLTMADFGPVAAPSVTVEATFATSPGCGCVGCSIGTTTETSSSDTSGYAENGSLATTTSVGLSGNAGIDALLSGIRWASTISYSDPDSRFDYQSGYYVDSNGNGSSAQSEGFSQISPAMLAALRFALDADAGVSAARGFAIEGFTNIKIDYAGSGSGAGTIRVANSSDAPTAYAFYPDGSMYGGDSFFGTFARSPTAAGNYSWHTMLHEMGHSLGLKHGHEFSFGGALPANIDSNEYSVMTYRSFVGGTTQYATWETWGAPQTYMMYDIAALQHMYGADFSTNSGNTTYTWNPTNGQTLINGAVAINPGANRIFATIWDGGGIDTYNLSNYSTNLLIDLTPGGHSVFSSAQLADLNDTNWIGLGPQYARGNIFNALQFNGDSRSLIENANGGSGNDMLLGNTANNLLNGGAGNDTLVGGAGNDTYVVSSGGDQVFETTTTTSTTDAGGIDTVQSSISFRLDTTDGIRFVENLTLTGSGNLSGTGNSLANILTGNAGNNTLFGGLGNDTLNGGAGNDTLNGGEDGDTMVGGAGNDLYVVSSTGDLVFETTTTTSTTDAGGIDTVESSVSFNLNANAGVRFVENLTLTGTSAVEGTGNSRANILTGNSGDNILRGAAGNDTLYGLDGNDTLNGGADSDTMVGGAGNDYYLVNSTGDRVFETTTTTSTINAGGIDTVQSSVTFSLNTNAGVRFVENLTLSGASAVNGTGNSLANTITGNTGANQLNGGLGSDILTGGRGADSFVFNTALGSGNVDRITDFDVLADSIRLENAIFIGLSGGTLAASAFAANMTGDATDARDRIIYESDTGNLYFDSDGTGSAAKVHFATVDTRVALTNADFFVF encoded by the coding sequence ATGTCGAAGCACTTCTCCGCTACCCGCAACAATATCGCCGTGCCGATGCCCGTCCTTGAGACCTGGACATTGCCGGCAGCCTTGGATGACCCAGGGCTTACCATGGCCGACTTCGGGCCTGTCGCCGCGCCCAGCGTCACTGTAGAGGCAACCTTCGCCACTTCCCCCGGCTGCGGCTGCGTTGGCTGCTCGATCGGGACGACAACTGAAACCAGCTCCTCCGATACCAGCGGTTACGCCGAGAATGGCAGCCTGGCGACTACCACCTCGGTCGGGCTGTCGGGTAACGCAGGCATCGACGCGCTGCTCTCCGGCATCCGCTGGGCTTCGACGATCAGCTACAGCGATCCGGACAGCAGGTTCGATTATCAGTCCGGATATTACGTGGACTCCAACGGCAATGGGTCCAGCGCGCAGTCCGAAGGCTTCTCGCAGATCAGCCCCGCAATGCTTGCCGCGCTGCGATTTGCACTTGATGCCGACGCAGGCGTAAGCGCCGCTCGGGGCTTTGCGATCGAAGGCTTCACAAACATCAAGATCGACTACGCGGGCTCGGGTTCGGGTGCAGGAACGATCCGGGTCGCAAACTCGTCAGATGCGCCGACCGCCTATGCATTTTATCCGGACGGGTCGATGTATGGCGGTGATTCATTTTTTGGAACCTTCGCACGCAGCCCGACGGCGGCCGGCAACTACAGCTGGCATACGATGCTTCACGAGATGGGCCATTCGCTTGGCCTGAAGCATGGGCATGAGTTTTCCTTCGGAGGCGCGCTGCCCGCAAACATCGACTCGAACGAATATTCGGTGATGACCTACCGCAGTTTCGTCGGTGGCACGACCCAATACGCGACGTGGGAAACCTGGGGCGCGCCTCAGACCTACATGATGTATGACATTGCAGCGCTTCAGCACATGTATGGCGCCGATTTCTCGACCAACTCTGGCAATACAACCTACACGTGGAACCCGACCAACGGGCAAACCTTGATCAATGGTGCCGTGGCGATCAACCCCGGCGCAAACCGGATCTTCGCGACAATCTGGGACGGTGGTGGGATCGACACCTACAACCTGTCGAATTACAGCACCAACCTGCTCATTGACCTCACTCCCGGCGGGCATTCGGTCTTTTCCAGCGCACAGCTGGCAGACCTCAATGATACAAACTGGATCGGGCTTGGGCCGCAGTATGCCCGCGGCAATATCTTCAACGCGCTGCAGTTCAATGGGGATTCCCGGTCGTTGATCGAGAACGCGAACGGCGGATCGGGGAACGACATGCTGCTTGGCAATACTGCCAACAACCTGCTGAACGGGGGTGCAGGGAACGATACGCTGGTGGGCGGAGCAGGCAACGACACCTACGTTGTCTCCTCGGGCGGTGACCAGGTGTTTGAGACGACGACGACCACGAGCACCACCGACGCGGGCGGCATCGACACGGTGCAAAGCTCGATCAGTTTCAGGCTGGACACCACTGACGGGATCCGCTTCGTCGAGAATCTGACACTGACCGGGTCCGGCAACCTCAGCGGCACCGGCAACTCGCTTGCCAACATCCTGACCGGCAATGCTGGCAACAACACCCTATTCGGCGGGCTTGGCAATGACACGCTGAACGGCGGTGCGGGCAACGACACGCTGAACGGCGGTGAAGACGGCGATACGATGGTTGGCGGCGCAGGCAACGACCTTTACGTGGTCAGTTCCACTGGCGACCTAGTATTCGAGACGACGACGACCACCAGCACCACCGACGCGGGTGGCATCGACACGGTGGAAAGTTCGGTCAGCTTCAACCTGAACGCCAATGCCGGGGTCCGCTTTGTCGAGAATCTGACGCTGACCGGGACTAGCGCCGTTGAGGGCACCGGCAATTCCCGCGCCAACATCCTGACCGGCAACTCAGGGGACAATATACTGCGCGGCGCTGCAGGAAACGACACGCTGTACGGCCTTGACGGTAACGACACGCTGAACGGTGGCGCCGACAGCGATACGATGGTCGGTGGGGCGGGCAATGACTACTATTTGGTCAACTCGACCGGTGACCGGGTATTCGAAACCACGACGACCACCAGCACGATCAACGCGGGCGGCATCGACACGGTGCAAAGCTCGGTCACTTTCAGCCTGAACACCAATGCCGGGGTACGCTTTGTCGAGAATCTGACGCTGTCCGGGGCTAGCGCAGTCAACGGCACCGGCAATTCGCTTGCCAATACGATCACCGGGAACACGGGGGCGAACCAGCTGAATGGCGGGCTTGGCAGCGATATACTGACGGGTGGCCGTGGAGCGGACAGCTTTGTCTTCAACACTGCGCTCGGTTCCGGAAATGTTGACAGGATCACCGACTTCGACGTTCTGGCCGACTCGATCCGGCTGGAGAATGCGATCTTCATCGGTTTGTCCGGCGGAACCCTTGCCGCATCGGCTTTCGCTGCCAACATGACAGGCGATGCGACGGATGCGAGAGACCGGATCATCTATGAAAGCGATACCGGGAATCTCTACTTTGATAGCGACGGAACCGGTTCGGCAGCGAAGGTGCACTTTGCAACTGTGGACACGCGTGTTGCACTGACAAACGCGGATTTCTTCGTGTTCTGA
- a CDS encoding type I secretion system permease/ATPase has translation MFVNALMLTGPLYMLQVYDRVLGSGSEATLVALSVLVVGLFVAMGVLEYARSKVMAIVGARFQERLDRRVFTAAMKRSAVVPNDTAAITAQRDLEAIRTFLASPILLALMDLPWTPLFIAAIFIFHPLLGWLAVVGGATLIAVTVLNQILSKAPQKEAGLASVQSERIADQLKAEAETLQALGMSGAGFDRWQSARTTSLAKGMVAAGVAGGFGALTKTFRLFLQSAMLGLGAWLVLQDQLTAGAMIAGSILMGRALAPIETAVGQWSLAQRANEAWHRLAELLKREPIPQPRTALPRPRAILEVEGVSIGPPGEQVALLRMVSFQLAPGQALGVIGPSGAGKSTLAKALTGVWRPLVGKIRLDGAAIDQYDPDVLGRLIGYLPQRITLFDGTIAENIARLDIQPDSARVVEAAKKADAHDMIVRLPQGYDTRVSASGGRLSGGQMQRIGLARALYGDPVLLILDEPNSNLDNTGSIALNAAIRTMKAEGKSVLIMAHRPAAIQECDLLLVLEDGLRKAFGPRDQVLRDQVKNHTEILKPVAPGVAP, from the coding sequence ATGTTTGTGAACGCGCTCATGCTGACTGGCCCCCTTTATATGCTTCAGGTCTATGATCGGGTGCTGGGCAGCGGGTCGGAGGCCACGCTGGTGGCGCTTTCCGTCCTTGTCGTGGGGTTGTTCGTGGCCATGGGCGTGCTGGAATACGCCCGAAGCAAAGTCATGGCCATCGTGGGCGCCCGCTTTCAGGAGCGGCTGGACCGTCGGGTCTTTACCGCAGCGATGAAGCGGTCAGCAGTCGTACCGAACGACACAGCAGCGATCACCGCGCAGCGCGACCTTGAGGCTATCCGCACATTTCTTGCCTCACCCATCCTCCTCGCCCTGATGGACCTGCCTTGGACCCCCTTGTTCATCGCTGCGATCTTCATATTCCACCCGCTTCTGGGTTGGTTGGCGGTTGTGGGCGGCGCGACGCTGATCGCGGTGACCGTTCTGAACCAGATCCTGTCCAAGGCCCCGCAAAAAGAAGCGGGTTTGGCTTCCGTCCAATCCGAGCGGATCGCTGACCAGTTGAAGGCCGAGGCTGAAACCTTACAGGCGCTTGGCATGTCTGGCGCTGGCTTTGACCGTTGGCAAAGTGCGCGAACAACGTCTTTGGCCAAGGGAATGGTGGCTGCAGGTGTGGCTGGTGGTTTCGGCGCCTTGACCAAGACATTTCGGCTTTTCCTTCAGTCGGCCATGCTGGGCCTTGGGGCCTGGCTCGTCCTGCAGGACCAGTTGACAGCGGGGGCGATGATTGCAGGATCCATTCTGATGGGCCGTGCGCTGGCACCGATCGAAACTGCCGTCGGACAATGGTCTTTGGCGCAGCGTGCAAACGAGGCCTGGCACAGGCTGGCGGAACTTCTGAAGAGGGAGCCAATACCGCAGCCGCGCACGGCACTGCCGCGGCCAAGGGCCATTCTGGAGGTTGAGGGCGTCAGCATCGGTCCTCCGGGTGAACAGGTAGCCCTCTTGCGTATGGTGAGTTTCCAACTTGCGCCCGGACAAGCCCTTGGCGTGATCGGCCCCTCAGGTGCGGGGAAGTCGACACTCGCCAAGGCATTGACCGGGGTCTGGCGACCGCTGGTTGGCAAGATCCGACTGGACGGTGCCGCGATCGACCAGTACGACCCGGATGTTCTGGGCCGTCTGATCGGCTACTTGCCACAGCGGATCACGCTGTTCGACGGAACAATTGCCGAAAACATCGCGCGGCTGGACATACAGCCCGACAGTGCACGGGTCGTGGAAGCTGCCAAGAAGGCGGATGCCCATGACATGATCGTCCGATTGCCGCAAGGCTATGATACACGCGTGTCCGCTTCGGGTGGGCGGCTATCCGGCGGTCAGATGCAGCGGATCGGCCTTGCAAGGGCACTTTATGGCGATCCGGTCCTTCTGATCCTGGACGAGCCGAATTCGAACCTCGACAACACCGGCTCCATCGCTCTGAACGCAGCAATTCGGACGATGAAGGCCGAGGGGAAGTCGGTCTTGATCATGGCGCACCGGCCAGCGGCGATTCAGGAATGTGATCTGCTTTTGGTTCTGGAAGATGGGCTGCGTAAGGCCTTTGGTCCGCGTGACCAGGTGTTGCGCGATCAGGTGAAGAACCATACCGAGATCCTGAAGCCCGTCGCCCCGGGAGTTGCGCCGTGA
- a CDS encoding GMC oxidoreductase, with protein sequence MNVPLDDEETYDVVIVGAGIAGGILSKQLLAKGRRVLILEAGADHGDDWQTYRGYLDQFYLSLAKVPNSPYPNLPTVPSPTVLDISSVHGTAPDSNGYFVQRGPIPFGSDYLRAYGGTTLHWLGTSLRMLPADFETATRYGQGLDWPITYKDLLPYYEKAEWEIGVSAEVEDQTPEALGIHLARPSDAHGYFSEDYKFPMHAIPCSYSDTYFAKGVDGTPIATGYRPDFADEAEPGLDFVKIRVASTPQGRNSVPRVPVQEDDGFNVGGERVEPFQPRGATGSFAFKGQRCEGNSACIPICPIQAKYNAMKTLADARALAETKTRKPTDSDDTDKSPARIAEIEKSFKIRTQAIATRVELDVNGRVSGIVYKSYLFPGVPQYELRRARGKTYVLAGGAIENSTLALASGLCRSSQELGRNLMDHPYMMAWGLAREPIGAFRGPGSTAGIESFRDGAFRDQKAAFRLELGNSGWDFAAGAPYSDVKNLVEGDNLFGPELRKKLYHDVQRQVRIGVLVEQMPDASNKVTIDPAYVDAMGEFRPVISYDISDYSRAGLAFGHSACMQIFQRLGIKNFTNYNPSDNGYLTYDGSGYTVYGAGHLVGTHRIGNNPKTSVTRPDMRTHDHDNLWMVGCGSMPTAATSNPTLTMAAMAFQAAEAIDRALA encoded by the coding sequence ATGAATGTACCTCTGGATGACGAAGAGACCTATGACGTGGTCATCGTCGGCGCCGGGATTGCCGGGGGCATCCTGTCCAAGCAGTTGCTTGCAAAGGGGCGCCGCGTCCTGATCTTGGAGGCGGGCGCTGATCATGGCGATGATTGGCAAACCTACCGTGGCTATCTTGACCAATTCTACCTGAGCCTGGCAAAGGTTCCGAATTCGCCTTACCCGAATCTTCCCACTGTGCCTTCGCCTACGGTGCTTGATATTTCTTCCGTGCATGGCACCGCGCCGGACAGCAACGGCTATTTTGTTCAACGCGGGCCAATCCCATTTGGCAGCGATTACCTGCGTGCCTATGGCGGCACGACACTTCATTGGCTTGGAACATCTCTGCGCATGTTGCCCGCAGATTTTGAGACTGCAACCCGCTACGGCCAAGGTCTTGATTGGCCCATCACCTACAAGGATTTGCTTCCATATTACGAAAAGGCCGAGTGGGAGATCGGAGTATCGGCGGAGGTTGAAGACCAGACCCCGGAGGCTTTGGGTATCCATCTGGCGCGTCCAAGTGACGCCCATGGCTATTTCTCGGAAGACTACAAGTTTCCGATGCATGCGATTCCGTGCTCCTACAGTGACACATATTTTGCGAAGGGTGTTGATGGTACCCCGATTGCGACGGGCTATCGACCCGATTTCGCCGATGAAGCGGAACCAGGTCTGGATTTCGTGAAAATCAGAGTTGCAAGTACTCCGCAGGGTCGCAATTCGGTTCCGCGCGTCCCAGTCCAAGAGGATGATGGGTTCAATGTAGGCGGTGAGCGCGTAGAGCCCTTTCAGCCACGCGGGGCAACCGGATCCTTTGCATTCAAGGGGCAACGCTGCGAGGGCAATTCTGCCTGTATTCCGATCTGTCCGATTCAGGCCAAGTATAACGCCATGAAAACCTTGGCAGATGCCCGGGCATTGGCAGAGACCAAGACTAGAAAACCCACTGATTCAGACGATACAGACAAGTCTCCAGCGCGGATCGCTGAGATCGAGAAGAGTTTCAAGATCCGGACGCAAGCCATTGCAACACGCGTCGAGTTGGACGTGAACGGCCGGGTTAGCGGTATTGTCTACAAGTCGTACCTGTTCCCGGGCGTGCCGCAGTATGAATTGCGACGGGCGCGTGGGAAAACTTATGTTCTTGCAGGCGGTGCGATCGAAAACAGCACCTTGGCGCTGGCCTCGGGACTATGCCGATCAAGTCAGGAACTTGGCCGCAATCTCATGGACCATCCCTACATGATGGCCTGGGGGCTGGCGCGAGAACCGATTGGCGCCTTCCGTGGGCCCGGTTCAACCGCTGGGATCGAGTCGTTCCGCGATGGTGCGTTCCGTGACCAGAAGGCTGCGTTCCGCTTGGAACTTGGAAACTCTGGTTGGGATTTCGCAGCAGGCGCCCCGTACTCTGATGTAAAGAATCTGGTTGAGGGAGACAATCTTTTCGGGCCGGAGTTGCGGAAGAAACTCTATCACGATGTGCAACGTCAGGTTCGAATTGGCGTGCTGGTCGAACAGATGCCGGATGCTTCCAACAAGGTGACCATTGATCCGGCCTATGTCGACGCCATGGGTGAGTTTCGCCCCGTGATCAGCTACGACATCTCGGATTACTCTCGCGCAGGCTTGGCCTTCGGGCACAGCGCCTGCATGCAGATTTTTCAGCGGCTTGGTATAAAGAACTTCACAAACTATAACCCGTCTGACAACGGCTATCTGACATATGATGGCAGTGGCTACACAGTTTATGGTGCCGGGCATCTGGTAGGCACCCACAGGATTGGCAACAATCCCAAGACGTCAGTGACCCGCCCCGATATGCGCACTCATGACCATGACAATTTGTGGATGGTGGGCTGCGGATCAATGCCGACGGCGGCAACGTCCAATCCGACTTTGACCATGGCCGCTATGGCTTTTCAGGCAGCCGAAGCAATAGACAGGGCGCTCGCATGA
- a CDS encoding HlyD family type I secretion periplasmic adaptor subunit encodes MSAPYAQWSATRPLFWGFLTLTLLVAGLGVWSIFTTLAGAIIAPGRIEVSLNRQVVQHPDGGVVEEILVQDGADVSAGDVLLRLDGSALRSELAIVENQLLELGARRARLEAQRDESDTVVFPEILLAAATGRPYAAEILAGQASLFTKQAEALIQAREQRQTRIEQIESQMTGLAAQQEAIATQTRLLEADLVTQQDLLAKGLTQATRVSGLERELAQLKGRMGELISAQAEAAGRITEIDIEITALTTQQREKAEAELRDVAARQLELQEREGALAERIARLDVRAPSSGLVLGLTVTTPRSVIRPADDLMFIVPQDRPLLVAARVPVTHVDEVRPGQDVRLVFSSLPSRTTPEVTGKITLVSADALSDERTGITYFRVEIALDAAALQQLGEVDIIPGMPVDAFILTTDRTPLSYLLKPFTDYFRSAFRET; translated from the coding sequence GTGAGCGCGCCATACGCGCAGTGGTCAGCAACACGGCCGCTGTTCTGGGGCTTTCTTACATTGACACTTCTGGTGGCGGGGCTTGGTGTCTGGTCGATCTTCACCACCCTGGCCGGTGCGATCATCGCTCCCGGCCGGATCGAAGTTTCCCTTAACCGACAGGTGGTGCAGCACCCGGACGGTGGCGTTGTCGAAGAGATTCTCGTCCAGGACGGCGCGGACGTCTCTGCAGGGGATGTCCTTTTGCGACTGGATGGCAGCGCGCTGCGGTCCGAGCTGGCCATTGTCGAAAACCAGCTTCTGGAACTGGGTGCGCGACGGGCGCGGCTGGAAGCGCAGCGCGACGAGTCGGATACCGTCGTTTTTCCCGAAATCCTGCTGGCCGCGGCGACCGGCCGCCCTTACGCCGCCGAAATTCTGGCTGGTCAGGCAAGTCTGTTCACCAAACAAGCCGAGGCCCTGATCCAGGCACGTGAGCAGCGGCAGACGAGGATCGAACAGATCGAAAGCCAGATGACCGGGCTTGCGGCACAACAAGAAGCAATCGCGACCCAGACAAGGCTTCTCGAGGCGGATCTGGTGACACAGCAAGACCTGTTGGCAAAGGGGTTGACGCAAGCGACCCGGGTTTCGGGGCTTGAACGCGAACTCGCCCAACTGAAGGGCAGGATGGGAGAGTTGATCTCGGCGCAGGCGGAGGCAGCGGGGCGGATCACCGAAATCGACATCGAGATCACCGCGCTGACCACCCAGCAGCGTGAAAAGGCCGAGGCGGAGTTGCGCGATGTTGCAGCCCGTCAACTGGAACTGCAGGAGCGTGAAGGGGCCTTGGCCGAACGTATCGCACGTCTTGATGTCAGGGCACCTTCCTCAGGTCTTGTCCTTGGGCTGACGGTCACCACGCCGCGATCCGTCATCCGTCCGGCGGATGACTTGATGTTCATCGTCCCTCAGGATCGTCCGCTCCTTGTGGCTGCGCGGGTACCGGTCACGCATGTCGACGAGGTTCGCCCCGGCCAGGATGTTCGCCTGGTCTTTTCTTCTCTGCCCTCCCGCACGACGCCGGAGGTGACAGGGAAAATCACGCTTGTTTCGGCCGATGCCCTATCCGATGAGCGGACCGGGATAACCTATTTCAGAGTCGAGATCGCTTTGGATGCGGCAGCCTTGCAGCAACTGGGTGAGGTGGACATCATTCCTGGCATGCCGGTTGATGCTTTCATTCTCACCACAGACCGAACGCCGCTATCCTATCTGCTTAAGCCGTTCACGGACTATTTTCGCAGCGCCTTCCGGGAAACATGA